Below is a window of Desmonostoc muscorum LEGE 12446 DNA.
AAAGGAATTTCTTTTAAGAGGCGACAACTAACAAATAAAGGCTTGTATCTTTGTAAATTATGAGCTTGCTCTCCAATAAAAGTTTCTGACACTCTTGGATAGGCTCGGCGATACATACCAACTAGTTTCATGGTGTTACTCCTAATTTCAATTTAGTATTTTTCTTTCCAAAAATGAACGAGATATTGGGTACAAAAAAACTGTATTGTATCCTTTCTAACTTTTGTATTATTGACTTATTTGTAGTATCATTTTGTCCAAATATATTTACTGAAATAATGATTCAGGAAATATTTTTAATGGGTTTTTAGATAGCAATCCTAAATCAGTTGTGAGATAAAAATGGGTGAAAGCCTTATAAATACGTACTTTTTAACTGCGTATCTTCTCACGTCTCAATTCGTATTGCTATAGAGGAAAGTAGCATAAAAAATAGAAAAATGCTGAATTATTTGATCAAACCTGACTGGGTTGGTGCTAGCCTCCCTTTCTTTATTGCAATTACTTGCTGACTATCTAAATACAAACATGCAAAATATAGCACATAATCATAATATAGTAATTATTTCTGATTTCTGAACAAGACTCACAGAAAACCTTAGTCATATGATGTCCGGCAAATCACTTATAATATACTAATCCGAATTTTGTGCAAAAAGCCGTGCAAAAGCATAGGAGGGAATACCATTTGGTAGCTCTAAAAATGTTTTTAACCACTAGTACTTCGCGCAACCGTATGTCTCTATTGCCACCGAACCATCAGATCCACTAATCACAGCACATAGGGCGATGGTCATAATATCGCAGGACTGACGTACAGGTAACGGAAAATCCTAGACGCACAGCGGTGAAGCAGCGTCGTCTTGGGGGTTTCCCCCATGAGCGACTGCTGTTAGCGCAGCGTTAGCGACGTTAGGAGCGTCACCTGGAGGGCTTACCGCAGAGGAGGCAGAGGACAGGGAGGAATAAGAGTTTGAGAGGTTTTTGCCTAAGTCCTATATCGATTCATTACTCATAGCTAAGATACTTCCAATAAAAAAAACGTCCCATCGCTGCGGGATGCTCTGCAAACGTAGGGGCGCACAGCTGTGCGCCCCTACCATGTACCTTATTCAAATGAAAATCGCTATATATTCTCTCTATTCCTAACTTGTTTTTGGTTTAATATAAGCGATCGCTTGTTTCCAAATAGTAGTTTGCTCGCTATTTTCATCTACAATGCATACACAATGTGGGTCTTGCCATAAAACCCTTCCTGTGATTACATCGCCAGTCAGCAACTTGAACTCTGCTGGGGTTGTTTGTTTAATCAGGCTTTGAACTTGTCTAATACTAGGCAAAGAGGTGTCAAATTCAGTAATCATAGTCATTAGTCATTAGTCATTAGTCATTGGTCATTGGTCATTGGTCATTGGGCATTGGGCATTGGTTATTCACAAATGACAAAAGACAAGTGACCAATGACAAAACACAAATATAATTTATTGATTTTGCAAATGGCAATCGAATTTACTAAGTATCATGGTCTAGGCAACGACTTTATTCTGATTGACAATCGCTCGTCTTCTTTGCCTGTAGTGACTCCAGAGGAAGCTATTAAGTTGTGCGATCGCCATTTTGGTATTGGCGCTGATGGTGTAATTTTTGCTCTACCTGGCGAAAACGGCACTGATTACACCATGCGGATTTTCAACTCCGATGGTTCGGAACCAGAAATGTGTGGTAATGGTATTCGCTGTTTAGCTGGCTTTTTGGCAGACTTGGAGGGTGAATCCCGCAATCAAGACTCATATCGCATTCATACCCTGGCTGGTGTGATTACACCCCAAATTCTACCTAACGATCAAGTGAAGGTGGATATGGGTTCACCCAGGTTACTTGCTGCTGAAATTCCTACTACCCTTACACCTGCCCAAGAAAAAGTCATTAATCAGCCCTTAGAAGTGGCAGGGCAAACTTGGGAAGTCACCTGTGTAAGTATGGGAAATCCTCACTGCATTACCTTTGTGGAAGATGTCGCCGCAATTGAGCTAGAAACCATAGGCCCGAAATTTGAGCATCACCCAGTTTTTCCCCAACGCACAAATACTGAATTTATTCAAGTAGTGCGCCGCGATTATCTGAAAATGCGCGTCTGGGAACGGGGTGCAGGGATTACCTTAGCTTGTGGTACTGGTGCTTGTGCTTCTTTGGTGGCTGGTGTGCTAACTGGAAAATGCGATCGCACTGCCACTGTAGAATTACCAGGGGGGCTATTACAAATTGAATGGTCAGAAATCGACCAACGAATTTACATGACAGGCCCAGCTGAACGGGTATTCACAGGTAAACTTTCTCAAGTCTCCAATTCTGAATCCTAAGTCAAATCGTAGGGTAGCACAGCTGTGCTACCTACTAGTACAGCACGGCGCAAATAAACCAACCATTTAAAATGTCTCAAACCCTTATGAACAAGTAATTACGAATTACGAATTACGAATTACGAATTACGAATTCCGCCTTGCGGTACTAGTGTATTCCACTATATCTACAGGATTTACCCTCTGCCCCTGCCCCCTGTCCCTCTGCCTCTGGTGTGACTTTCTCATTCTCCCGTCCTACTCTGTTGAAACCCCTGAGTTGTCGCGTTGGATCTTTCTCAGTCCCTCCCATTTTGCCGCGAGACCAACCCATGTGACGGGTGTAACTACCTAGCAAGTTTTGGGCAATTAACTCTTCGGAGTCAACTTGATCATCGACTTCGGCGTGAGGCGACACATAAAGAGCATCCACAGGACAATACAGTTCACACAAAAAGCAAGTCTGACAATCTGACTTGCGAGCAATTACGGCTAACCCGTCGGCTCCAGAATCGAATACATCGCGTGGGCAAACTTTCACGCAGATATCACATCCAATACAGCGATCGCCATTCACAATTTCGATCATCACGCTACCTCTTTCCACTGATTTTGTTCGGTAACAACCACAACATCATCGATACCATCGGTCAAGATTCGCCGTGTTTGTTGCACATCGGTTGTTGTGAAATCCGTGCGTCGGTGCATTCCTCGGCTTTCCTGGCGGGCATCTGCACTCGCCCAGATCCAGCGAGCTGTGGCTGTCATTGCCGCCGCTTCCCTTGCCCGCACCGCATTGCGACCTTCGCCTACCAGATGATCGCGAATATCCTTCCATACTGCATCCAGACGTTCCCGCGACAGCCCAATCCTGTCTCCAGAACGAAAGAAATTGACATCCAGGGGCAAAGTTTCAGCCTGAACAGCACTAATCACTTCTGAGATCAGTCCATCTTCTATCTGGTGTTTACGGGGACGCAAACCCGCTTTACCTAAGCCATGAACCAAGCGTGTCTCTGCTTTGTCGCCAAGGGAGGCTGCAAAAACTGCCGCTGCATAACCGCTCCAAGTGCCGCTGGCAATAGCCCAGGACGCATTAGGGCTTCCTCCCCCGGACACAGCCCCTGTAAGATTTTCACGAGAGGCTGCATCCCCGGCAACATAAAGTCCGGGCACTGTTGTAGCGCAATCATCATTGATGATTTCCAGTCCGCCGACTCCGCGAACAGTACCTTCTGA
It encodes the following:
- the dapF gene encoding diaminopimelate epimerase — protein: MAIEFTKYHGLGNDFILIDNRSSSLPVVTPEEAIKLCDRHFGIGADGVIFALPGENGTDYTMRIFNSDGSEPEMCGNGIRCLAGFLADLEGESRNQDSYRIHTLAGVITPQILPNDQVKVDMGSPRLLAAEIPTTLTPAQEKVINQPLEVAGQTWEVTCVSMGNPHCITFVEDVAAIELETIGPKFEHHPVFPQRTNTEFIQVVRRDYLKMRVWERGAGITLACGTGACASLVAGVLTGKCDRTATVELPGGLLQIEWSEIDQRIYMTGPAERVFTGKLSQVSNSES
- a CDS encoding 4Fe-4S dicluster domain-containing protein; protein product: MIEIVNGDRCIGCDICVKVCPRDVFDSGADGLAVIARKSDCQTCFLCELYCPVDALYVSPHAEVDDQVDSEELIAQNLLGSYTRHMGWSRGKMGGTEKDPTRQLRGFNRVGRENEKVTPEAEGQGAGAEGKSCRYSGIH
- a CDS encoding Hfq-related RNA-binding protein; this translates as MITEFDTSLPSIRQVQSLIKQTTPAEFKLLTGDVITGRVLWQDPHCVCIVDENSEQTTIWKQAIAYIKPKTS